The proteins below are encoded in one region of Streptomyces sp. NBC_00490:
- a CDS encoding ABC transporter substrate-binding protein, giving the protein MRARTRTARRRVVVLAAVASLGAGLLAGCADDGKKDEGGSSSGGGGKTKITLGLFGTAGFEESGLYKEYEKLHPDVDIQQTVVERNENYYPALINHLTTNSGLQDIQMVEVGNIAEIVGTQSDKLLDLSKYGKKSDYLEWKWEQATTKDGATVGVGTDIGPMAICYRTDLFKAAGLPTDREEVGKLWAGDWNKLVDVGKQYKAKGPKGTTFLDSPGGLLQAIVSGEKERFYDASGKVIYKSNPAVKDAFDLTAQAAEDGLIGNQTQFQPAWDTTIANSKFAAMSCPPWMLGYIKGKSKPDAAGKWDIAQAPKSGNWGGSFLTVPKSGKNTEEAAKLAAWLTAPAQQAKLFGVQGSFPSTPAAYDSTEVKSAKNDMTGDAPIGTIFAEAAKNIPVQTIGPKDQIIQQGLTDNGVILVTQGKSAKDAWENAVKTIDNNLDQ; this is encoded by the coding sequence ATGCGAGCACGTACCCGAACCGCCCGTCGCAGGGTGGTGGTCCTCGCGGCCGTAGCGTCGCTGGGCGCCGGGCTGCTGGCCGGCTGTGCCGACGACGGTAAGAAAGACGAGGGAGGTTCGTCGTCCGGGGGCGGCGGCAAGACCAAGATCACGCTCGGCCTCTTCGGCACCGCCGGCTTCGAGGAGTCCGGCCTGTACAAGGAGTACGAGAAGCTCCACCCGGACGTCGACATCCAGCAGACCGTCGTCGAGCGCAACGAGAACTACTACCCGGCGCTGATCAACCACCTCACCACCAACAGTGGTCTCCAGGACATCCAGATGGTCGAGGTCGGCAACATCGCCGAGATCGTCGGGACCCAGTCCGACAAGCTGCTCGACCTGTCGAAGTACGGCAAGAAGAGCGACTACCTGGAGTGGAAGTGGGAGCAGGCCACCACCAAGGACGGCGCGACCGTCGGTGTCGGCACCGACATCGGCCCGATGGCCATCTGCTACCGCACCGACCTGTTCAAGGCGGCCGGTCTGCCCACCGACCGCGAGGAGGTCGGCAAGCTGTGGGCCGGTGACTGGAACAAGCTCGTCGACGTCGGCAAGCAGTACAAGGCGAAGGGCCCCAAGGGCACCACCTTCCTGGACTCCCCCGGCGGTCTGCTGCAGGCGATCGTCAGCGGTGAGAAGGAGCGGTTCTACGACGCTTCCGGCAAGGTCATCTACAAGTCGAACCCGGCCGTCAAGGACGCCTTCGACCTCACGGCCCAGGCCGCCGAGGACGGACTGATCGGCAACCAGACGCAGTTCCAGCCGGCGTGGGACACCACGATCGCCAACAGCAAGTTCGCCGCGATGTCCTGCCCGCCGTGGATGCTCGGCTACATCAAGGGCAAGTCGAAGCCCGACGCGGCCGGCAAGTGGGACATCGCCCAGGCGCCGAAGTCCGGCAACTGGGGCGGGTCCTTCCTGACCGTGCCCAAGTCCGGCAAGAACACCGAGGAGGCCGCGAAGCTGGCCGCCTGGCTGACCGCACCCGCGCAGCAGGCCAAGCTCTTCGGCGTCCAGGGCAGCTTCCCGAGCACCCCGGCCGCGTACGACTCGACCGAGGTCAAGAGCGCCAAGAACGACATGACCGGTGACGCTCCGATCGGCACGATCTTCGCCGAGGCCGCCAAGAACATCCCGGTCCAGACGATCGGCCCGAAGGACCAGATCATCCAGCAGGGTCTGACCGACAACGGCGTCATCCTGGTGACCCAGGGCAAGTCCGCCAAGGATGCCTGGGAGAACGCCGTGAAGACCATCGACAACAACCTGGACCAGTGA
- a CDS encoding GNAT family N-acetyltransferase → MHTELIRTARLDLLPLRVDHAGEMSAVLADPALHTFIGGTPLTVEELRARYERLVAGSPDPAVSWLNWVLRRHADDTLIGTVQATVTGKHEAEIAWIVGTPWQGQGLASEAARGLVTWLVRHYVRTVTAHIHPDHSASAAVAAAAGLLPTDEQHDGETLWRLSLSD, encoded by the coding sequence GTGCACACCGAACTCATCCGCACGGCCCGTCTGGACCTCCTCCCCCTGCGCGTGGACCACGCCGGGGAGATGTCGGCCGTACTCGCCGACCCGGCCCTGCACACCTTCATCGGCGGAACACCCCTGACCGTCGAGGAGCTGCGAGCGCGTTACGAACGTCTGGTCGCCGGTTCCCCCGACCCGGCCGTCTCCTGGCTCAACTGGGTCCTGCGCCGGCACGCGGACGACACCCTCATCGGCACCGTCCAGGCCACGGTCACGGGGAAGCACGAGGCGGAGATCGCCTGGATCGTCGGCACCCCCTGGCAGGGCCAGGGCCTGGCCTCGGAGGCGGCCCGGGGGCTGGTGACGTGGCTGGTCCGTCATTACGTCCGGACCGTCACGGCCCACATCCACCCCGACCACTCCGCGTCGGCGGCGGTCGCCGCAGCGGCGGGTCTGCTCCCCACCGACGAACAGCACGACGGCGAGACGCTCTGGCGCCTGTCGCTGAGCGACTGA
- a CDS encoding carbohydrate ABC transporter permease has protein sequence MTTGHETAAAPPTKEGGAAPARPPAGPSDDERRRARLSRRWQRDMRWSPYAFVSPFFLLFLAFGLFPLIYTGWASLHQVELTAPTDMNWVGFRNYTRIFDDDFFWNAAKNTLTIGIISTVPQLLMAMGLAHILNYKLRASTFYRVAMLAPYATSIAAASLVFVLLFGRDYGMINWALNQVGIDNIDWQNDKWASQIAVSSIVIWRWTGYNALIYLAAMQAIPQDLYESAALDGANRWRQFLHVTLPALRPTILFTVVVSTIGASQLFGEPLLFDASKGASGGSQHQFQTLGLYLYEQGWVNQHLGRASAIAWTMFLILIVIGIVNYVISRRLRASS, from the coding sequence ATGACCACTGGGCACGAAACCGCCGCCGCGCCCCCCACCAAGGAGGGGGGCGCGGCCCCGGCCCGCCCGCCCGCGGGGCCCTCGGACGACGAGCGCCGCCGGGCCCGGCTGTCGCGGCGCTGGCAGCGCGACATGCGCTGGAGCCCGTACGCCTTCGTCTCGCCGTTCTTCCTGCTCTTCCTGGCGTTCGGCCTGTTCCCGCTGATCTACACCGGCTGGGCCTCGCTGCACCAGGTGGAGCTGACCGCGCCCACCGACATGAACTGGGTGGGCTTCAGGAACTACACGCGGATCTTCGACGACGACTTCTTCTGGAACGCGGCGAAGAACACGCTGACCATCGGGATCATCTCGACGGTGCCGCAGCTGCTGATGGCGATGGGCCTCGCGCACATCCTCAACTACAAGCTGCGCGCCTCGACCTTCTACCGGGTCGCGATGCTCGCCCCGTACGCGACGTCGATCGCCGCCGCCTCCCTCGTCTTCGTCCTGCTCTTCGGCCGTGACTACGGCATGATCAACTGGGCGCTGAACCAGGTCGGCATCGACAACATCGACTGGCAGAACGACAAGTGGGCCTCGCAGATCGCGGTCTCCTCGATCGTCATCTGGCGCTGGACCGGCTACAACGCGCTGATCTATCTGGCGGCGATGCAGGCGATCCCGCAGGACCTGTACGAGTCCGCCGCCCTGGACGGGGCCAACCGCTGGCGGCAGTTCCTGCATGTGACGCTGCCCGCGCTGCGGCCGACGATCCTGTTCACGGTGGTCGTCTCCACCATCGGCGCCTCCCAGCTCTTCGGCGAACCGCTGCTGTTCGACGCCAGCAAGGGGGCCTCCGGCGGATCCCAGCACCAGTTCCAGACGCTCGGCCTGTACCTGTACGAGCAGGGCTGGGTCAACCAACACCTGGGCCGCGCCTCCGCGATCGCGTGGACGATGTTCCTGATCCTCATCGTCATCGGGATCGTCAACTACGTCATCTCGCGCCGGCTGCGCGCCAGTAGTTAG
- a CDS encoding LacI family DNA-binding transcriptional regulator: MATHGARGRSGGRPTLEEVAARAGVGRGTVSRVINGSPRVSDATRAAVEAAVAELGYVPNTAARALAANRTDAIALVVPEPETRFFAEPYFSDMLKGVAAELSDTEMQLLLIFAGNDRERQRLAQYLAAHRVDGVLLVSVHADDPLPDLLAQLEIPSVISGPRSAAETLPSVDSDNYGGARQAVEHLLSRGRTRIAHITGRLDVYGAQRRIDGYRDALREAGLEANGNLIEAGDFSEEGGTRAMAALLARVPDLDAVFAASDVTAAGARQALREAGRRIPDDVALVGYDDSAIARHMDPPLTSVRQPIAEMGRHMIDLLLTEIADRRPAVSRGLERRQVVLATELVERTSS, translated from the coding sequence ATGGCAACCCACGGAGCGCGTGGCCGGAGCGGTGGCCGGCCGACCCTCGAAGAGGTGGCCGCGCGTGCCGGAGTCGGCCGCGGGACGGTCTCCCGGGTGATCAACGGCTCGCCCCGGGTCAGTGACGCGACCCGCGCGGCGGTGGAGGCGGCGGTCGCGGAGCTCGGCTACGTCCCGAACACGGCGGCGCGCGCCCTGGCGGCCAACCGGACGGACGCGATCGCGCTGGTCGTCCCCGAGCCGGAGACCCGGTTCTTCGCCGAACCGTACTTCTCGGACATGCTGAAGGGCGTCGCGGCCGAGCTCTCCGACACGGAGATGCAGCTGCTGCTGATTTTCGCGGGCAACGACCGTGAAAGGCAGCGCCTGGCCCAGTACTTGGCGGCGCACCGCGTGGACGGGGTGCTGCTGGTCTCGGTGCACGCGGACGACCCGCTGCCGGATCTGCTGGCCCAGCTGGAGATACCGTCGGTGATCAGCGGTCCGCGCTCGGCCGCGGAAACGCTCCCCTCGGTGGACTCGGACAACTACGGCGGCGCCCGGCAGGCGGTGGAACACCTGCTGTCCCGCGGTCGCACCCGCATAGCGCACATCACCGGACGCCTCGATGTGTACGGTGCCCAGCGCCGTATCGACGGTTACCGGGACGCGCTGCGCGAGGCGGGCCTGGAGGCGAACGGGAACCTGATCGAAGCCGGTGACTTCTCGGAGGAGGGCGGCACCCGAGCGATGGCCGCGCTGCTGGCCCGCGTTCCCGACCTGGACGCGGTCTTCGCCGCCTCGGACGTCACGGCGGCCGGCGCCCGCCAGGCACTGCGCGAGGCGGGCCGCCGCATCCCCGACGACGTCGCCCTCGTCGGCTACGACGACTCCGCCATCGCCCGCCACATGGACCCGCCCCTCACCAGCGTCCGCCAGCCCATCGCCGAGATGGGCCGCCACATGATCGACCTCCTCCTCACCGAGATCGCGGACCGCCGTCCGGCGGTGTCACGGGGGCTGGAGAGACGCCAGGTGGTGCTGGCCACGGAGCTGGTGGAGCGTACGTCGTCGTAG
- the orn gene encoding oligoribonuclease, with amino-acid sequence MNDRMVWIDCEMTGLSLSDDALIEVAALVTDSELNVLGEGVDIVIRPPDRALETMPEVVRQMHTASGLLDELAGGTTLAEAEEQVLSYIREHVKEAGKAPLCGNSVGTDRGFLLRDMPTLEDYLHYRIVDVSSVKELARRWYPRAYFNSPEKNGNHRALADIRESIAELRYYREAVFVPQPGPDSDTARTIAAKYVLPAQ; translated from the coding sequence ATGAACGATCGCATGGTGTGGATCGACTGCGAGATGACCGGCCTCTCGCTGTCCGACGACGCGCTCATCGAGGTTGCCGCCCTCGTCACCGACTCCGAGCTGAACGTACTCGGCGAAGGAGTGGACATCGTCATCCGACCGCCGGACCGGGCGCTGGAGACGATGCCGGAGGTGGTGCGTCAGATGCACACCGCGTCCGGGCTCCTCGACGAGCTCGCCGGCGGCACGACGCTGGCCGAGGCCGAGGAGCAGGTCCTCTCCTACATCCGGGAACACGTCAAGGAGGCCGGCAAGGCCCCCCTGTGCGGCAACTCCGTGGGCACCGACCGCGGCTTCCTGCTCCGGGACATGCCGACGCTGGAGGACTACCTCCACTACCGGATCGTCGACGTCTCCTCGGTGAAGGAGCTGGCCCGGCGCTGGTACCCCCGGGCCTACTTCAACAGCCCGGAGAAGAACGGCAACCACCGCGCCCTCGCCGACATCCGCGAGTCCATCGCGGAGCTGCGCTACTACCGCGAGGCCGTGTTCGTGCCGCAGCCCGGCCCCGACTCGGACACCGCCAGGACGATCGCCGCGAAGTACGTCCTGCCCGCTCAATAG
- a CDS encoding helix-turn-helix domain-containing protein produces MSHDSTAAPEAAARKLSGRRRKEIVAVLLFSGGPIFESSIPLSVFGIDRQDAGVPRYRLLVCGGEEGPLRTTGGLELTAPHGLEAISRAGTVVVPAWRSITSPPPEDALDALRRAHEEGARIVGLCTGAFVLAAAGLLDGRPATTHWMYAPTLAKRYPSVHVDPRELFVDDGDVLTSAGTAAGIDLCLHIVRTDHGNEAAGALARRLVVPPRRSGGQERYLDRSLPEEIGADPLAEVVAWALEHLHEQFDVETLAARAYMSRRTFDRRFRSLTGSAPLQWLITQRVLQAQRLLETSDYSVDEVAGRCGFRSPVALRGHFRRQLGSSPAAYRAAYRARRPQSDRPAESDAAAGPVGPAPVLHPEGGPVPLQTRRTAAASSMGPATQLSASLPGQRSGS; encoded by the coding sequence ATGAGCCACGACTCCACTGCCGCGCCGGAAGCCGCGGCCCGGAAGCTTTCCGGGCGACGCCGCAAGGAGATCGTCGCGGTGCTGCTGTTCAGCGGCGGCCCCATCTTCGAGAGTTCCATACCGCTGTCGGTGTTCGGGATTGACCGCCAGGACGCCGGCGTGCCGCGCTACCGCCTATTGGTGTGCGGCGGCGAGGAAGGCCCGCTGCGGACCACAGGGGGCCTGGAACTCACCGCGCCACATGGCCTGGAGGCGATCTCACGGGCAGGCACGGTCGTCGTGCCGGCCTGGCGTTCGATCACCTCACCACCGCCGGAGGACGCGCTCGACGCACTGCGCCGGGCGCACGAAGAGGGCGCCCGCATCGTCGGGCTGTGCACCGGCGCCTTCGTCCTCGCGGCGGCGGGCCTGCTGGACGGCCGCCCCGCGACAACACACTGGATGTACGCACCGACGCTGGCCAAGCGCTATCCGTCGGTGCACGTGGATCCACGCGAACTGTTCGTCGACGACGGCGACGTACTGACATCAGCCGGTACGGCGGCCGGAATCGATCTCTGTCTCCACATCGTGCGGACGGACCACGGCAACGAGGCGGCGGGCGCGCTGGCCCGGCGTCTGGTGGTCCCGCCGCGCCGCTCCGGCGGTCAGGAGCGCTATCTCGACAGGTCTTTACCTGAGGAGATCGGCGCCGACCCGCTCGCCGAGGTCGTCGCCTGGGCGCTGGAGCACCTCCACGAGCAGTTCGACGTGGAGACGCTCGCCGCGCGCGCCTACATGAGCCGCCGGACGTTCGACCGCCGCTTCCGCTCACTCACCGGCAGTGCGCCGCTGCAGTGGCTGATCACCCAGCGGGTGCTCCAGGCGCAGCGGCTGCTGGAGACGTCGGACTACTCGGTCGACGAGGTCGCGGGGCGCTGCGGCTTCCGTTCGCCGGTGGCGCTGCGCGGGCACTTCCGCCGTCAGCTGGGCTCGTCGCCGGCGGCGTACCGCGCGGCGTACCGGGCGCGGCGTCCGCAGAGCGACAGGCCGGCCGAGAGCGACGCAGCGGCGGGTCCGGTGGGCCCGGCACCCGTTCTCCACCCGGAGGGCGGCCCGGTCCCGCTCCAGACCCGGCGTACGGCGGCGGCGAGCTCGATGGGCCCGGCGACCCAGCTGTCGGCGAGCCTGCCGGGACAGCGCAGCGGATCGTAA
- a CDS encoding carbohydrate ABC transporter permease, with protein sequence MTTTLTPPSDTPPKEKKRVRRPKAARAGGTLHAGPIAYVILALFTVGSLFPLVWTAIAASRDNQRLAQNPPPFWFGSGLFDKLELAWTDANLGEAFINTTFVAGISAITIVVLSTIAGFAFAKLRFKGRGAMMLIVIGTMMVPPQLSVIPLYMMVAKLDWSDQLQAVILPSLVSAFGVFFMRQYLIQALPDEIIEAARVDGASSWRVIWHVVFPAARPAMAVLGMLMFVQTWNDFLWPFLVLTQNGNPTVQVAVAGLGRGYTPDQSLIMAGALLGTLPLLIVFAIFGKQIVGGIMQGAVKG encoded by the coding sequence GTGACGACGACATTGACTCCGCCCTCCGACACTCCCCCCAAGGAGAAGAAGCGGGTACGACGTCCCAAGGCCGCCCGTGCGGGCGGCACCCTGCACGCCGGGCCGATCGCTTATGTGATCCTCGCCCTGTTCACCGTCGGCTCGCTGTTCCCGCTGGTGTGGACGGCGATCGCCGCCTCGCGCGACAACCAGCGCCTGGCGCAGAACCCGCCGCCGTTCTGGTTCGGTTCGGGACTGTTCGACAAGCTCGAACTCGCCTGGACCGACGCCAACCTGGGCGAGGCGTTCATCAACACCACGTTCGTGGCGGGGATTTCGGCGATCACCATCGTCGTCCTGTCGACGATCGCCGGGTTCGCCTTCGCCAAGCTGCGCTTCAAGGGCCGTGGCGCCATGATGCTGATCGTGATCGGCACGATGATGGTGCCGCCGCAGCTGAGCGTGATCCCGCTGTACATGATGGTCGCCAAGCTCGACTGGTCCGACCAGCTGCAGGCGGTGATCCTGCCCTCGCTGGTCAGCGCGTTCGGTGTGTTCTTCATGCGGCAGTACCTGATCCAGGCGCTGCCCGACGAGATCATCGAGGCGGCCCGGGTGGACGGCGCGAGCAGCTGGCGCGTGATCTGGCACGTCGTGTTCCCGGCGGCGCGCCCCGCGATGGCCGTGCTGGGCATGCTGATGTTCGTGCAGACGTGGAACGACTTCCTGTGGCCCTTCCTGGTCCTGACCCAGAACGGCAACCCGACCGTGCAGGTCGCGGTGGCGGGCCTGGGCCGCGGCTACACCCCGGACCAGTCCCTGATCATGGCCGGCGCACTGCTCGGCACGCTGCCGCTGCTGATCGTGTTCGCGATCTTCGGCAAGCAGATCGTCGGCGGCATCATGCAGGGCGCCGTCAAGGGCTGA